A DNA window from Oncorhynchus tshawytscha isolate Ot180627B linkage group LG13, Otsh_v2.0, whole genome shotgun sequence contains the following coding sequences:
- the irx1b gene encoding iroquois-class homeodomain protein IRX-1b yields the protein MSFSQLGYPQFLSGSQEVYGGDRAGSGRDGGAESGVNQAATAAAVSSMLGMYGNPWAAQNYSAFLPYSGADLALISQMNSQYDLKDSPGVHPGGLAVHTGAGFYPYGQYGYGDPNRAKAATRETTSTLKAWLQEHQKNPYPTKGEKIMLAIITKMTLTQVSTWFANARRRLKKENKVTWGRSAEDRDGRIFSSDNEDEPEKQESEDEEDEEIDLESIDIDKVEENRGDQREGEGEGKLASDSSSLESQRKLSVEALRGMEGPISLIKAPVGACKNAVDLSPNGPGCQRPPQNKPKIWSLAETATSPDSSHKPSPAASAPHAATSPSHHPALLPGHGIYTCQIGKQLHNWANAAFLSANSLLGVRSLLSTANPAGHHMPLHGALKRQDARAAQASGASEDESGDESSESFSPKRDDDVNIRRSGSPKSPFQLITDRSHHGTAQRALSTISTI from the exons ATGTCTTTCTCGCAGCTGGGGTATCCCCagtttctaagtggctcccaggAGGTTTATGGGGGCGACCGGGCCGGCTCTGGCCGGGATGGAGGCGCCGAGAGCGGCGTGAATCAGGCAGCTACTGCCGCTGCTGTTAGCTCGATGCTGGGGATGTATGGTAACCCGTGGGCGGCTCAGAACTACAGCGCGTTTCTCCCCTACAGCGGTGCAGACCTCGCCCTCATATCGCAAATG AACTCCCAGTATGATCTGAAAGACAGCCCCGGAGTTCACCCGGGAGGTCTGGCTGTCCACACCGGCGCGGGGTTCTACCCGTATGGCCAGTATGGCTACGGCGACCCGAACCGAGCCAAGGCCGCCACCAGGGAGACCACCAGCACTCTGAAGGCCTGGCTGCAGGAGCACCAGAAGAACCCGTATCCCACCAAGGGAGAAAAGATCATGCTGGCCATCATCACTAAGATGACACTTACACAG GTGTCCACGTGGTTCGCCAACGCGCGCAGGCGTCTGAAGAAGGAGAACAAGGTGACGTGGGGCCGCAGCGCGGAGGACCGGGATGGACGGATCTTCAGTAGTGACAATGAGGACGAGCCTGAGAAACAGGAGAGCGAGGATGAAGAGGACGAGGAGATCGATTTAGAGAGTATCGACATTGATAAAGTCGAGGAGAACCGTGGAGAtcagagggaaggggagggagaggggaagctgGCATCGGATTCGAGTAGCTTGGAGAGCCAGAGGAAGCTGTCTGTTGAAGCCCTCAGAGGCATGGAGGGTCCTATTTCTCTCATCAAGGCGCCGGTTGGTGCTTGTAAAAACGCAGTGGATCTTTCCCCCAATGGACCGGGGTGCCAGAGGCCCCCACAGAACAAACCCAAAATCTGGTCTCTGGCGGAGACAGCCACAAGCCCTGACAGTTCCCATAAACCTTCCCCGGCTGCCTCAGCTCCTCACGCGGCCACGTCTCCCTCCCACCACCCGGCCCTACTCCCGGGTCATGGAATATACACTTGCCAGATAGGGAAGCAGCTCCACAACTGGGCCAACGCGGCGTTCCTCAGTGCCAACTCTCTTCTGGGCGTCAGGTCGCTTCTCAGCACGGCAAACCCAGCTGGACACCACATGCCTCTCCATGGCGCACTGAAGCGTCAGGACGCAAGGGCGGCGCAGGCTTCAGGGGCATCCGAGGACGAGAGTGGAGATGAGTCGTCGGAGAGCTTCAGTCCAAAGCGAGATG ATGACGTGAATATTCGCAGGTCTGGCTCGCCGAAGTCTCCCTTCCAGCTGATCACCGACAG ATCTCACCACGGAACCGCGCAACGCGCTCTCTCGACCATTTCCACAATATGA